One Seriola aureovittata isolate HTS-2021-v1 ecotype China chromosome 3, ASM2101889v1, whole genome shotgun sequence genomic window, CCTCACTTCCCTCTGTGTCCTTCACGTTCACTTccggtgtgtgtctgtgtctcagtgcgTCTTCCTCTCGTCTCTCAGGTTCTATGGGAATCGCTCTTACTGTTACTGGTGTCTGGAGCAGTACCACTCCGCCCTATCAGACGCTCAGAGGTCCATCGAGCTGGCTCCTGATTGGCCGAAGGGATACTTCCGTAAGGGGTGTGCCCTGATGGGGTTAAAGGTCAGCACCTGCCGTACAACAGACTAAGACCTCTTTTAACACGCCTGTGTAAAAACTTAAACTACAGTCtgatgacctgtgtgtgtgtgtgtgtgtgtgtgtgtgtgtgtgtgtgtgtgtcacacagagGTACAGTGAGGCAGAGAAGGAAATGGAGCAGGTATTGAAGTTGGATCAGGACATCACAGAAGCGTCCAGTAAACTCGTGACCTGCCGGATCCTGCAGCTCATGGTGAGGAGCTTCACGAGAGACCAGAAGGATTTTATAAAAGGACAGATCCACCAGGAACTTCTGGCcttttgagtttctttttttttttttttttcacctgtagGAGATGGGTTTTGAGGAAGAGCAGAGTAAACTGCTGCTGGAGAAGTTCAACACTGTTCAGGCGGTCCTCACCTCCTCGGAGGCCAAAGGtgagagggagatgaagaaCCACATCTGTCCACACAGAGGCAGCAACACTCTGTTACAGTCAGATTCAGTTTCATCTCCGAGAGACGCAACAGAAAAGCTGAATATaactatatacatatatttactATTTACTAGTTTAATTTACTAAAACTGAGGTAAAACCTATTAtaaacagaaaactgcagttAGAGGGTTTTAAGAGGCACAGACAGGTGTAGTGTTTATCAGTTTACTAGAGACAGGAACAAGAGTAGAAAAGCAATCTCCTCTTTATTCTAATGAAAACATGCAGCAAGATCATTAACTCCACACACAGTAACTTCATTTTAATGATGAAGGTCCACTGAGGAGTAACCACATTAATGCAGCGGGTCAGAGAAACACGGTGACGAACCATTTAAAATacatctcactgtctgtctcctctctcctccagcactGAAGAACACAGACCTGGAGAACCAGAGCGGGTACGTTCTACCACCACGAACATCACACATGATCACAACAGTGTCTTCAGGATTCTTAGGAAAACAGAATGTTTCGGTCCAGGCCTGAGAGTGTGAAACTTActcagtgtttcatttcttcccctgttttcttctctcactcttcctccttcctcctcctcttcctcctccgtcctccaGGAGCTGTCGCTCTCTGTGGGTTGGGAACATCACATTGGAGGTTACAGAGAATGACCTCTGGGAGCtcttcaaaatgtaaaaacactatgtgtgtgtgtgtgtgtgtgtgtgtgtgtgtgtgtgtgtgtgtgtgtgtgtgtgtgtgtgtgtgtgtcagtctaaAGGTGTAAAGACGGGGTTATGAATTTACTTTTTAGTTGTAGCTGATAACAAATTAATACGTCATGCCGCATCATATTCATGCACATAACTAAATCattaattcaatttttattttcaattcagttttatttgtttagagTCAAATCATAACAAATTCTAATTATCTCAAGGCGCTTTCCAAGCAGAtttaagtaataataaataataaatcagagCAGGTACTAATGAAGCAGTGTTTTAAGACATCTGCACCTTCACACAGCGTCACCTGTAGGTAAACCTCACTGCTTAAGATTAGAGGTACAGGAGTAAAACTGTAATTATAATAGTGACAGTTGTGTCTGTAACACACTGCTTTGCTGTACGTTAGAGgctctgtgtttccatggttacaggTTTGGTGAGATAGAGAGCATCAGAGTTCTTCACGAGCGCTTCTGTGCCTTCGTCAACTACAAGAATGCCAACATGGCCGCCAAAGCCCTGGAGAAGCTGCAGGTGAGTGACGGGCCGTGTCGTCTTTAGGTGAACACAAACGTCAGTGTGGCAGTTTGTCAGTTTAACCTGTGTCCTCCTGCCCAGGGGGTGGAGCTGGGGAGCAGCAAGCTGGTGATGAGGTACCCAGACCGTTGGATCCAGCGAACCCTGCCCTCCGTACAAAAGACCGACACCGGCCTCAGCTCCAACGCTGCAGGAACACAGCAGAGCTCAGCTTCCACAGGGTACTGACGACTTTTAATTCTTTGCAAAAATGTCTCCAACCTGCAGGTGTGAACTCAGGGTGGGCCCTGACAAACTGACGCCATTTTACCCGCTTATATCTTTCACCTGTTGAAGGTTTGGAGGTGAGTTCTGGTTAACGTTAGAGTCAGGATTAATGTTAGACATGTTGGTGTGACAGCTCGTTATGATCATTGAACATCAGCCCAACTCCCACAGACGTGAACACTGAGCCCAGTGGTTATTGACACTCTCCATGAAGTAGCATCACACATGAAGCATGACCCTCTCCTCTGGTTCTGACCACGCAGGTCCAGACGGAGGGCGCCCGTAAATGGAGACGAGTGCTTCTATTGGCGGACCACAGGCTGTATCTATGGCGACAGGTGCCGCTTCAAGCACATACCAGACCAGCAAGGTcgaaacaagaaaacatggcAACCCTAACTACCCAGACACACTGAAGAAGGATTTACAgtgaaaaaggaggaagaggaacaaTGAGGACATGAACAGGAGGATGTGCCTGAGAATACTGACCgctgaatgagagagagagagagagagacagagacagagagagagagagagacacagagagagagagagagagagagagagagagacgtgtgATGGCTGAAGTCAGAAGTTGTGACTCTGACAGGAGTCACTTTACAGGGTCCGGGACCCGACCTCAGAGAAGACGCAATAAATCCATGTGACACTCAAACTTCTAGCGTAAGCAGATCCTCAGAGGAGCATCACCGAGGAGGCTCGTAGCTCCATTTGGAAAACCCAGAAAAAGCCTGATGGACTCCTGGTTCCTGCTCTGAGGAGTCATCAGAAGGATTAACTGGAGACCGGCTCTGTGACTAACTCTATCTCTGAGCCTCTGTATCCTAACACCTCCTTGAGttgctttaaaatgaagttattttcctctttttactttcttttttttttttttttttttaatatttgcacaaaacaataaatcaataaacattGATACTACaccactttgtcatttttattctctgaCTGGTTCATATAAACGTTACTCCATTCTGTACTTTCCTGTCTTCACCCTCAGCAGCTGTTAGGGCGAGCTGCTGTGATACTGACAGTGCGGACGCTGACTTAAGTTTTGCTTTCCAGTAATGTGAAGAGGGAGGAAGCCGTGCCAGGTCTGAGCTCAGATCTGTGTTTTCTACAGCTCTGACAACCGGTTTTCTTTCATCTCAAAACCACATCCTTTTCATCTTGACGTTGAGCTCTGCGTTGACACTAACCCCACACATTATTTGCCCCGTGCAGCTCTACCTGCTGATGTGTCCTGACAAGCGGAGAGATGAGAGGCGCAGCAGCACCGTGTGgactcgtcctcctcctcctctgtgtgtcagGTACGGTACGTCTTCATTTACCTTTCAGGCCGGTTGGCACATAGTGAAGTTGTGTAACTTCAGAGGGAGGCTGGTCTGAACTCTCAGTCCGTCACTTCTAGATTTGTGGCGGGATGAAATGCAAACCTTGAAGCCATGTTACCGGGGGTCTACAACAGGtggctcacttcctgttttagaGCAGCTCACCCAAAGGTTCTGAGAGTTTAGCACAAACCATGGATGCAAAGTACAAACTTTAAACAACACGACAGGAAATCTCAACACACAGACGCATCAGGACAAGAGAACAGATATAAACTAAACGGTAGCACTTAACAATAAGACTAtccttataaatgatttataaacggttcatttggttgttaacacttAATAAATCATTGTTAACGGTTTTCATACagtgatgcaggctcactatttggcaagatatagttaatgcttactactcattaattttactaatgagttactatctTTTATAACAGGTAAAATGAGCTTTATTATAAAGTGCATTTATTAATCAGTTACTATAAGGCTCTTTTTACCAGTTATACATGGTGGTAACTCATTAGccagattaatgagtagtaagcattgACTtcatcttgccaaatagtgaaccTGCATCGATGTATTAAAGCTGtttaataattgtttatttatgatttataaagtgttaacaacagaattaataacctaattataaaccatttataaatccttcaCAAGGGAAACCTTATTGTGAAGTGGTAGCAACTAaccaacaaacaggaagtacGTTGCCATGGATACAGGGAGGGGTAAACTGTGGGCTTTAACGTCAGccccattttttaaaaaaaaatgttttcagcccatgtttctttacatttttgaaaatgaggTGATGTGAATGATCtattttaacttcctgtttgttacTAACCATTGATGAACTGACAAGTGTGACTGATCACTGACGGAGGAGCTGCTTCTATCTCTGATCTCTAGTCAGATTCATGGAGCTTTATTCACAGTGGCGTCATCacgtctgtgtgttcaggtctgactgaatcACGACTCTTGTGTTTGCAGCGCTACAGAACGAGACTGACGCAGAGTTGACTTACATTTCTGCTGAGATCTGCGCTGTGAGAGGATCCACGGTGGACATACGCTGCTCCTACAGACGGCCGTCCACAGTGAAGAGACGCTCCGTCCCGGTTGAGAAGGTATTGTGGTTTAGTGATATGCAGGACGAAGGACCCGTGGATCTGAGGACAGACCCGGAGTACACGGGTCGCGTGAAGTATTACTGCGATAAGACGACCTGCACCCTGAGGATCGCAGACCTGAGGGAGAGCGACTCGGCTGAGTACAAGttcaaattcaaacacaaacgAAACAAGAGATTCACCAACTCACCTGGAGTCACTTTATCCGTCATAGGTAACAGTTTTATCATTTCCATTTGTGTGATTTCACGTGTCAGTTCAGCCGGAACAGACACATTCTTGT contains:
- the LOC130165693 gene encoding uncharacterized protein LOC130165693 isoform X1, which encodes MKFTRDICRLLGLGGDGPGEDEMEAQDGAPDQTDKRKGQDSSQVMLNNEEGLDDEEKARRKAERKRAKKKRQKERKKLEREERMEDVLEQEEEEEVAGAGSESNSEEEFRVEEKWTEVRPRNKCSPESVPVLVTGENKSKLPHRTSEEEPEWDVSSAFVANAASHIKLKGPKSRTAQITRENKENEARSNQGESTKEMKRRGESLTEQGIQMFQQGQYSQAVHMFTEAIYCDPRDHRFYGNRSYCYWCLEQYHSALSDAQRSIELAPDWPKGYFRKGCALMGLKRYSEAEKEMEQVLKLDQDITEASSKLVTCRILQLMEMGFEEEQSKLLLEKFNTVQAVLTSSEAKALKNTDLENQSGSCRSLWVGNITLEVTENDLWELFKMFGEIESIRVLHERFCAFVNYKNANMAAKALEKLQGVELGSSKLVMRYPDRWIQRTLPSVQKTDTGLSSNAAGTQQSSASTGSRRRAPVNGDECFYWRTTGCIYGDRCRFKHIPDQQGRNKKTWQP
- the LOC130165693 gene encoding uncharacterized protein LOC130165693 isoform X2, which gives rise to MKFTRDICRLLGLGGDGPGEDEMEAQDGAPDQTDKRKGQDSSQVMLNNEEGLDDEEKARRKAERKRAKKKEEEEEVAGAGSESNSEEEFRVEEKWTEVRPRNKCSPESVPVLVTGENKSKLPHRTSEEEPEWDVSSAFVANAASHIKLKGPKSRTAQITRENKENEARSNQGESTKEMKRRGESLTEQGIQMFQQGQYSQAVHMFTEAIYCDPRDHRFYGNRSYCYWCLEQYHSALSDAQRSIELAPDWPKGYFRKGCALMGLKRYSEAEKEMEQVLKLDQDITEASSKLVTCRILQLMEMGFEEEQSKLLLEKFNTVQAVLTSSEAKALKNTDLENQSGSCRSLWVGNITLEVTENDLWELFKMFGEIESIRVLHERFCAFVNYKNANMAAKALEKLQGVELGSSKLVMRYPDRWIQRTLPSVQKTDTGLSSNAAGTQQSSASTGSRRRAPVNGDECFYWRTTGCIYGDRCRFKHIPDQQGRNKKTWQP
- the LOC130165693 gene encoding hsc70-interacting protein-like isoform X3, giving the protein MSILSFQRQKERKKLEREERMEDVLEQEEEEEVAGAGSESNSEEEFRVEEKWTEVRPRNKCSPESVPVLVTGENKSKLPHRTSEEEPEWDVSSAFVANAASHIKLKGPKSRTAQITRENKENEARSNQGESTKEMKRRGESLTEQGIQMFQQGQYSQAVHMFTEAIYCDPRDHRFYGNRSYCYWCLEQYHSALSDAQRSIELAPDWPKGYFRKGCALMGLKRYSEAEKEMEQVLKLDQDITEASSKLVTCRILQLMEMGFEEEQSKLLLEKFNTVQAVLTSSEAKALKNTDLENQSGSCRSLWVGNITLEVTENDLWELFKMFGEIESIRVLHERFCAFVNYKNANMAAKALEKLQGVELGSSKLVMRYPDRWIQRTLPSVQKTDTGLSSNAAGTQQSSASTGSRRRAPVNGDECFYWRTTGCIYGDRCRFKHIPDQQGRNKKTWQP